Proteins encoded together in one Prunus dulcis chromosome 3, ALMONDv2, whole genome shotgun sequence window:
- the LOC117622384 gene encoding uncharacterized protein LOC117622384 isoform X2, whose translation MSAIQRAIRRFHATVNAPRLTRLSLHVPRCVEVEFGNGSVFNLSAEFLRIHSPAVDAKVRSIAGEKVISGRRHVGIMSAEPVGNYGDCLR comes from the exons ATGTCAGCGATACAGAGAGCGATCCGGAGGTTCCACGCTACCGTGAATGCTCCAAGGCTCACCAGATTGTCTCTCCATGTGCCTAGATGT GTAGAGGTGGAGTTTGGAAATGGTAGTGTGTTCAATTTGTCAGCTGAATTCTTAAGAATACACAGTCCAGCTGTTGATGCCAAGGTTAGGTCAATTGCTGGTGAAAAG GTGATATCTGGGCGGCGTCACGTTGGAATTATGTCTGCAGAACCTGTAGGAAACTATGGG GATTGTCTTCGATGA
- the LOC117622364 gene encoding myb-related protein 315-like encodes MGRQPCCDKVGLKRGPWTIEEDHKLMNFILNNGIHCWRMVPKLAGLLRCGKSCRLRWINYLRPDLKRGAFTETEENQIIQLHSCLGNRWSKIASHFPGRTDNEIKNHWNTRIKKRLKHLGVDHLTHKPIEQKENIEENKQTITREDSSSSISQGQEESQDSGLEAKLQHDGNGNKGFPEFNEKLQNVPELAGFDETNDLLKNYETFCGSLDLGTFLLNQGTNTNNTSTSNSYSTSSFSVEESNNPSIAIGESIQEHSLQKWVDSVDSMLSWDGFNNLEQDLFFF; translated from the exons ATGGGAAGACAACCTTGTTGTGACAAGGTCGGATTGAAACGAGGTCCATGGACAATTGAGGAAGATCACAAACTAATGAACTTTATTCTCAACAATGGTATCCATTGCTGGCGAATGGTTCCTAAGCTTGCAG GATTGCTTAGATGTGGGAAAAGCTGCAGATTAAGATGGATCAATTATTTAAGGCCAGACCTCAAAAGAGGTGCTTTTACAGAAACAGAAGAGAATCAAATCATTCAACTCCATTCATGTCTTGGCAACAG GTGGTCTAAGATTGCTTCCCATTTTCCTGGTCGCACAGACAATGAAATCAAGAACCATTGGAATACCAGAATCAAGAAGAGGTTAAAGCACCTTGGTGTAGACCATTTGACCCACAAACCCATTGAGCAGAAAGAAAacattgaagaaaacaaacagaCAATTACTCGAGAAGATTCAAGTTCATCAATATCACAAGGACAAGAAGAGTCACAAGACAGTGGCTTGGAGGCTAAGCTACAGCATGATGGTAATGGCAATAAAGGGTTTCCAGAATTCAatgaaaaattgcaaaatgTACCAGAGTTAGCAGGTTTCGATGAGACGAACGATCTTTTGAAAAATTACGAAACGTTTTGTGGAAGCTTGGATTTGGGAACATTCCTGTTGAACCAAGGAACCAATACCAACAACACCAGCACTTCAAATTCATATAGCACTTCTTCATTCTCTGTGGAAGAGTCTAACAACCCTTCGATTGCGATAGGCGAATCAATTCAAGAACACTCTCTACAGAAATGGGTGGACAGTGTGGATTCAATGCTCTCATGGGATGGCTTCAATAATCTGGAACAAgaccttttcttcttttga
- the LOC117620571 gene encoding peptidyl serine alpha-galactosyltransferase, which translates to MAGFLVLVAVGLMGLCMNGSWGVEAGQEAPRRIHTLFSVECQDYFDWQTVGLMHSYKKAGQPGPITRLLSCTDDEKKKYKGMHLAPTFEVPSMSRHPKTGDWYPAINKPAGVVHWLKHSKEAENVDWVVILDADMIIRGPIVPWELGAEKGKPVAAYYGYLVGCDNILSQLHTKHPDLCDKVGGLLAMHMDDLRALAPMWLSKTEEVREDRAHWTTNITGDIYGKGWISEMYGYSFGAAEVGLQHKINDNLMIYPGYTPREGVVPILFHYGLPFSVGNWSFSKLDHHEDGIVYDCGRLFPEPPYPKEVKLMESDPNKRRALLMNLECINTLNEGLLLQHAANSCPKPKWSKYLSFLKSKTFAELTRPKQLTPATLQFEKAVHVVQAVQQQVVDEPTKPHPKIHTLFSTECTPYFDWQTVGLVHSFHLSGQPGNITRLLSCTDEDLKQYTGHDLAPTHYVPSMSRHPLTGDWYPAINKPAAVLHWLNHANTDAEYIVILDADMILRGPITPWEFKAARGRPVSTPYDYLIGCDNELANLHTRHPEACDKVGGVIIMHIDDLRKFALLWLHKTEEVRADTAHYATNITGDIYESGWISEMYGYSFGAAELKLRHQISSEILIYPGYAPQPGIRYRVFHYGLEYKVGNWSFDKANWRNVDVVNKCWGQFPDPPDPSTLDQTDKNKLQTDLLSIECIKTLNEALRLHHERRNCPDPNSLSNSNSDAVEEIVVSRKFGKLDASRVVGSNRAEMNHSQEISEPTLTDGLFSSVRFWVVALWAFCGLGFLTVASVLFSGRRGKGKRGKSYRIKRRNSGSGFMDINGRDRHLRGGEVPL; encoded by the exons ATGGCTGGATTCTTGGTTTTGGTGGCGGTGGGCTTGATGGGTCTATGCATGAATGGTAGTTGGGGGGTGGAAGCGGGTCAGGAGGCTCCGAGGAGGATCCATACCCTGTTCTCGGTGGAGTGCCAGGACTACTTCGACTGGCAGACTGTGGGTCTCATGCACAGCTACAAGAAGGCCGGGCAACCCGGCCCTATTACCCGACTCCTCAGCTGTACGGACGACGAGAAGAAGAAGTACAAAGGGATGCATTTGGCTCCCACTTTTGAGGTGCCTTCCATGAGCAGGCACCCCAAGACTGGTGACTG gTACCCTGCTATTAACAAACCAGCTGGAGTTGTGCACTGGCTTAAGCACAGTAAAGAAGCTGAGAATGTTGATTGGGTTGTGATTCTGGATGCGGATATGATCATACGGGGGCCAATCGTTCCTTGGGAACTTGGTGCTGAGAAAGGCAAACCTGTTGCAGCATATTACGG GTACTTGGTTGGATGCGATAATATTCTGTCTCAACTACACACAAAGCACCCAGACCTCTGTGATAAGGTCGGTGGGCTTTTAGCCATGCATATGGATGATCTTCGAGCATTGGCACCCATGTGGCTTTCGAAAACGGAAGAAGTGCGCGAAGATAGAGCTCACTGGACAACTAATATAACTGGTGACATCTATGGGAAAGGATGGATCAGTGAGATGTATGGATATTCTTTTGGTGCAGCAGAG gtTGGACTTCAGCACAAAATAAATGATAACTTAATGATTTACCCAGGCTATACTCCACGAGAGGGTGTTGTGCCTATTCTTTTTCACTATGGCTTGCCATTTAGTGTAGGTAATTGGTCTTTTAGTAAATTAGATCACCATGAAGATGGTATTGTTTATGACTGTGGCCGACTCTTTCCTGAACCTCCGTACCCAAAAGAG GTAAAACTGATGGAATCTGATCCAAATAAAAGGCGAGCTCTTCTTATGAATTTAGAGTGCATTAACACTTTGAATGAGGGTCTTTTACTACAACATGCAGCAAACAGTTGCCCGAAGCCAAAGTGGTCAAAATACTTGAGCTTTCTGAAAAGCAAAACTTTTGCTGAACTGACTCGGCCAAAACAGCTGACTCCTGCTACGTTACAATTTGAGAAGGCAGTACATGTAGTACAGGCAGTACAGCAGCAAGTTGTCGATGAGCCCACGAAGCCACATCCAAAAATCCACACCCTTTTTTCTACAGAATGCACCCCTTACTTTGATTGGCAGACTGTAGGACTTGTCCACAGTTTTCACCTGAGTGGCCAACCTGGAAATATCACACGATTACTCAGCTGTACTGATGAAGATTTGAAGCAATATACTGGCCATGATCTGGCTCCCACCCATTATGTCCCTTCCATGAGCCGACATCCATTAACGGGCGATTG GTATCCAGCAATTAACAAACCAGCTGCAGTCCTTCATTGGCTTAATCATGCAAATACTGATGCAGAGTACATAGTGATTCTTGATGCTGATATGATCTTGAGAGGCCCAATTACGCCATGGGAATTCAAAGCAGCACGTGGCCGACCAGTTTCAACTCCCTATGA CTATCTTATTGGCTGTGACAATGAGCTCGCAAACCTCCATACTCGCCATCCTGAAGCCTGTGACAAGGTTGGGGGTGTTATCATCATGCACATAGATGATCTACGAAAGTTTGCTTTACTATGGTTGCATAAAACAGAGGAAGTCCGGGCGGACACAGCTCACTATGCCACAAATATTACTGGAGATATATATGAATCTGGTTGGATTAGTGAGATGTATGGTTACTCATTCGGGGCAGCAGAG TTGAAACTAAGGCATCAGATTAGCAGCGAGATACTGATATACCCAGGATATGCTCCTCAACCTGGTATCAGATACAGAGTGTTCCACTACGGTTTGGAATACAAGGTTGGAAATTGGAGCTTTGATAAGGCAAACTGGAGGAATGTTGATGTGGTTAATAAGTGCTGGGGCCAGTTTCCAGACCCACCCGACCCTTCAACACTTGATCAGACAGACAAGAACAAACTGCAGACGGATCTGCTTAGCATAGAATGCATAAAGACACTAAATGAAGCACTACGCCTGCATCATGAGAGGAGGAACTGCCCTGATCCCAATTCCTTGTCCAACTCAAACTCCGATGCAGTAGAGGAAATTGTAGTGTCAAGGAAATTTGGCAAGTTGGATGCAAGTCGTGTTGTAGGAAGCAACCGTGCAGAAATGAATCATTCTCAGGAAATTTCAGAACCTACTTTGACAGATGGGTTGTTTAGTTCTGTGAGGTTCTGGGTTGTAGCTCTATGGGCATTCTGTGGCTTGGGCTTCTTGACGGTCGCGTCAGTGCTGTTTTCAGGTCGTAGAGGGAAAGGTAAAAGAGGTAAAAGTTATagaattaaaagaagaaattctGGTTCAGGATTCATGGATATTAATGGACGTGATAGGCATTTGCGTGGAGGTGAAGTACCGTTATGA
- the LOC117622101 gene encoding uncharacterized protein LOC117622101 isoform X2: MKKKLCKMKLVGLLFLCCLSASLQFCFVSSTSSPQPLLTNQGHQESATSRTLKQELGDPPEVHCSRERSRAAWKIIQEYLMPFVEKERYQIPRTCKLHPSNDLYRDQEEHKSLVEFNDWQCGYCKKRFYDEKFLDKHFDNRHYNLLNVSHSRCLANVCGALHCDLVMDSVPHKKTKCNPAAAARNKHLCEGLADSCFPVSSGPSASRLHEFFLRQFCDAHTCTGGRKPFSQGRRKGSEKGNSRTEACHPKWKEEKAHLVTSFS, encoded by the exons atgaagaagaagttgTGTAAAATGAAATTGGTTGGTCTTCTGTTCCTGTGCTGCTTATCAGCGTCTctgcaattttgttttgtttcttcaacTTCATCTCCTCAGCCTCTGCTAACAAATCAG ggTCATCAAGAATCTGCAACCTCAAG AACTTTGAAGCAAGAGCTGGGAGATCCACCTGAGGTACATTGTTCGAGAGAAAGGAGTAGGGCAGCATGGAAAATAATTCAGGAG TACTTGATGCCCTTTGTAGAGAAAGAGCGGTATCAGATTCCAAGAACATGCAAGCTACACCCTAGCAATGACCTGTACAGAGATCAGGAAGAGCACAAAAGCCTTGTAGAATTCAACGATTGGCAATGTGGATATTGTAAGAAAAGATTTTATGACGAGAAATTTCTTGATAAGCATTTTGACAACAGGCACTACAATTTGCTGAATGTG AGTCATAGCAGGTGCTTGGCAAATGTTTGTGGTGCATTGCATTGTGACCTCGTGATGGATTCTGTACCACACAAAAAGACTAAGTGCAatcctgctgctgctgcacgGAACAAACATCTGTGTGAG GGTCTAGCTGATAGTTGTTTTCCAGTCAGTAGTGGTCCTTCAGCAAGCCGTCTTCATg AGTTCTTCTTGCGTCAATTCTGTGATGCCCACACTTGCACTGGAGGTCGAAAACCTTTCTCTCAAGGCCGCAGGAAG GGGAGTGAAAAGGGGAACTCAAGAACTGAAGCGTGTCACCCAAagtggaaggaagaaaaagccCATTTAGTTACAAGTTTTTCATAG
- the LOC117622384 gene encoding uncharacterized protein LOC117622384 isoform X1, translating to MSAIQRAIRRFHATVNAPRLTRLSLHVPRCVEVEFGNGSVFNLSAEFLRIHSPAVDAKVRSIAGEKVISGRRHVGIMSAEPVGNYGVRIVFDDLHNTGIYSWDYLYHLGSNKFSLMRNYIKTLNKYGLKRDPPRRK from the exons ATGTCAGCGATACAGAGAGCGATCCGGAGGTTCCACGCTACCGTGAATGCTCCAAGGCTCACCAGATTGTCTCTCCATGTGCCTAGATGT GTAGAGGTGGAGTTTGGAAATGGTAGTGTGTTCAATTTGTCAGCTGAATTCTTAAGAATACACAGTCCAGCTGTTGATGCCAAGGTTAGGTCAATTGCTGGTGAAAAG GTGATATCTGGGCGGCGTCACGTTGGAATTATGTCTGCAGAACCTGTAGGAAACTATGGGGTAAG GATTGTCTTCGATGACTTGCATAACACCGGCATCTATTCCTGGGATTACTTATATCATCTGGGCAGCAACAAATTCAGCCTCATGAGAAATTACATCAAAACACTCAACAAGTATGGACTCAAGCGGGATCCGCctagaagaaaatga
- the LOC117622101 gene encoding uncharacterized protein LOC117622101 isoform X1 yields MKKKLCKMKLVGLLFLCCLSASLQFCFVSSTSSPQPLLTNQGHQESATSRTLKQELGDPPEVHCSRERSRAAWKIIQEYLMPFVEKERYQIPRTCKLHPSNDLYRDQEEHKSLVEFNDWQCGYCKKRFYDEKFLDKHFDNRHYNLLNVSHSRCLANVCGALHCDLVMDSVPHKKTKCNPAAAARNKHLCEGLADSCFPVSSGPSASRLHEFFLRQFCDAHTCTGGRKPFSQGRRKKRSSISYLVISFLTMLLLLLFYSYIYMYRRGVKRGTQELKRVTQSGRKKKPI; encoded by the exons atgaagaagaagttgTGTAAAATGAAATTGGTTGGTCTTCTGTTCCTGTGCTGCTTATCAGCGTCTctgcaattttgttttgtttcttcaacTTCATCTCCTCAGCCTCTGCTAACAAATCAG ggTCATCAAGAATCTGCAACCTCAAG AACTTTGAAGCAAGAGCTGGGAGATCCACCTGAGGTACATTGTTCGAGAGAAAGGAGTAGGGCAGCATGGAAAATAATTCAGGAG TACTTGATGCCCTTTGTAGAGAAAGAGCGGTATCAGATTCCAAGAACATGCAAGCTACACCCTAGCAATGACCTGTACAGAGATCAGGAAGAGCACAAAAGCCTTGTAGAATTCAACGATTGGCAATGTGGATATTGTAAGAAAAGATTTTATGACGAGAAATTTCTTGATAAGCATTTTGACAACAGGCACTACAATTTGCTGAATGTG AGTCATAGCAGGTGCTTGGCAAATGTTTGTGGTGCATTGCATTGTGACCTCGTGATGGATTCTGTACCACACAAAAAGACTAAGTGCAatcctgctgctgctgcacgGAACAAACATCTGTGTGAG GGTCTAGCTGATAGTTGTTTTCCAGTCAGTAGTGGTCCTTCAGCAAGCCGTCTTCATg AGTTCTTCTTGCGTCAATTCTGTGATGCCCACACTTGCACTGGAGGTCGAAAACCTTTCTCTCAAGGCCGCAGGAAG AAGAGGAGTAGTATATCCTACCTTGTTATTTCCTTTCTGActatgctgctgctgctgcttttcTATTCTTACATTTACATGTATAGAAG GGGAGTGAAAAGGGGAACTCAAGAACTGAAGCGTGTCACCCAAagtggaaggaagaaaaagccCATTTAG